GTACCGCATCTACGAAAAAGCATTATGAAGGCGCTAGTCACCGGGGCAAATGGCTTTACCGGATCTCACCTGGTTCGCCTATTAGAGCAGCGAGGCGATACGGTCGTTGGGCTGGTTCGCAAATCGAGCAGTCTGTCGCGGTTGGCTGACACTCAAGTGCAACTGGTTTATGGCGACCTCAGCGATCGCGAAGCCTTACGGACTGCCATGCAAGGGGTAGACACGGTATTTCACACCGCTGCCTATGTGGAGCTTGGGTTAGTCAATGCGGTTGAAATGGAGCGCGTGAATGTGGAAGGCACCCGCGCTGTCATGGAAGTTGCTAAAGAAATGAGTGTGGGTAAAATTGTCTATTGCAGCACCATTGGCGTATTTGGCGACACCCAAGGGCAAGTAGTAGATGAAACCTTTCAGCGCACTCAGAAAGATTTTTCTTCGGCCTACGATCGCACCAAGTATGACGCGCAAGTATTGGTGGATCAAATGGCGCAGCAAGGATTACCAGTCGTGAGTGTCATGCCCTCTGGAATTTTCGGTGCAGATGATCCACACTTCATCCCAGTACTGCGGCAGTTTCTTAAAGGTGGACTGAAACTCTGGGCAGGAGGCGATCGCGTCACCGGAGTGGTTCACGTTGATGACCTGGCGATGGCTATGATCTTGGCGGCAGAAAAAGCTCCAACTGGGGAGCACTACATTGTTTCTGCTGGGGATTTAACCACGCGAGAGATGTTCCAAATTGTGGGCCAACAGGCTGGTGTTCCTGCTCCAGCCGAAGCTCCCAAAGCGCTCGTAAGACTGGTAGGAAATATCTTAGACCCCATCGGACGACTGTTCTCCTGGCAACCCCCCCTAAGTCGGGAACGGGTGCATTACGTCTACGATCGCTGTGTCCGAGTGGATGCTGCTAAAGCCCGACGCGATTTGAATTGGCAACCCCGCTCAGTTGCAGACACCTTGACTGAAATCGCTCAAGCAGTGCAGAAGACGCTTTAGCCTCGGTAATGCTTCCGCTTTGGAATCACCCCTGGTTTCGATTAAATTTCTAGGAAACGCTGACTATTGGGGATGATCCCTATGAGGAGTGGGTAGATTGCCGCTATGCGATCGCCTCTCTTACCAGTGAGAATACAGATATAACAAAGCAGCCAATTGGCATTTAACACACCAAGCCTCACTTAATATAGAGGCTGATAGTAATTATGACGAGGTTAACCTGTTGTCTTCGCTAATCGGAGCAGCAACAAGCAACAGGTTCTCGACAAACTGTATGGAATAAATCACGGGTAGGGGCGCAGCATTCTGTGCCCCTATCTAGTTTTAAATCGCATGAAAGTTGCATGAGCTAGAACGTGGAGCTAGGCAGCGTATTGCTGATTAAGCATGCCGTCTTCCAGGTTCACCACTTGGTCTGCTACATCCATGATGCGTGGGTCATGAGTCACCATCAGCACTGTACGACCGCCCTCTTTGGCTAGGTTTCGCAGTAGCTCGATCACCGCATGGCCGCTACGAGAGTCTAGAGCCGCAGTGGGTTCATCCGCCATAATTAAGGGTGGGTCGCCTGCCAAAGCCCGCGCGATCGCCACTCGTTGTTGCTGTCCACCCGATAGCTCACGAGGGAGCAGTCTCACTTTATCTTGCAGACCCACCTGTTCTAGTAAGTATTGAGCCTGATGGCGGCGATTATTGCGTCCCCGCAGACCCTTGACCTTGAGTGCCAATTCCACATTCTCAAGAGCAGTTAGGGCAGGAAACAGATTAAATCCTTGAAAAATAAAACCAATATTCTCCAAGCGGAACTGAGCCAATTGGGTACGAGACATTTTCGTGATTTCTTGTCCCAACAGGTGAACACTGCCACGGCTAGGTGTTAAAATCCCCGCTAGGATAGAGAGCAGTGTGGTTTTTCCAGAGCCGGAAGGCCCCATCAACAGGTAGATATCCCCTCTCTGAATATCTAGATCAATATCTTTGAGGGCGTAAAAGCGTTCAGCACCAGACTGGAAGACCATTTCCACCCCACGGGCAGTAATGGCATTTGTTTTGACATGGGTAGAGCCTAGTGCGGTAGAAGCAACCTGACTCTGAACCTGGGCATATTCAGGAATACGAATTTGAGAAGCAGTCATCCGCTTAGGTTTTTAATCAACATTGGTTAAATGAAAAGGAGTGGAGTGCGAACTTTTGGCAGTGATGCATTGGCAGATTCGGATGCTTAGATGCCGAATCGAGATCTCATCGCTGTAAAGTCATACTATCTAGTGTATCCAGGTTCCTTAAGTTCTCCGTATTCCTATCGTGAAGTTTAAGGTTATGCCTTAAACACGATGGCAGGGTCAACTCGTGTCACTTTCTGAATGGCAAACAGTGCGGAGCTGACGCACATCACGATTGTGATGCCAAAAACTCCAAAGGCTGTTGCGGGTGTAATTAAAATCAGGATTCCTTGAGTTGCCGATGTCCACGTACTCACTCCAAAGCACAGGACTAAGCTAGGAAGATAGCCTAAAACAGCCATCCATAAGGCTTGTTCGACAATCACGCTGTATATTACCCAATCTGACGCTCCCATCGCTTTGAGAGTTCCAAATTCTCGTAAGTGATCCGAGACAGAGGAGTAGAGAATTTGGCCCACAATCACGACCCCCACAATGATGCCAACGGCGGCTCCTAGACCGAGAACAAAGCCAATACCAGTGCGTTTTTGCCAATAATTACGGGTTTTTGCAGCCATTTCAGCCCGCGTATAGGCATGGGTATTTGGCAGTGTAGTTTCCAGCCGTTTTTTAAGAACCCCTAGATCTTGGTTGGGTTGAGCGCGAATCAAGATATAGGTGATGGGGTCGCCAAGGTTTAGGCGTCGGGGTGTTGTAGGAGAAGCATTGAGCGGGCCAGCGCCAGCAGGGGCGGTTTCATAGGTGTTGGTGCATTGCACTTCATCAGAGCCAGTCTGCGATCGGCATTGCAAGTTAGAACTAACGGGAGCATTCACATAGGCATTGGCATTTTCTAGAGAGGTAAATAGGAAGCTACTAGACACCATTGACTGGGTGCCGCGAGTGAGGCCGATGAGTCGAGCTGGAAGTGATCCGATCGCGCCTTGAGCGTTCAGGGCTTTGAGCTTTAGAGAATCTGCGTTGGTTTCATCCACCATGACCGAAAAAGGCTGTTTGAGGGCGCTGAGGTTGCCTTGGATGATGTTTTGCGGTGCAAACAACTGTCCCTGGGGATCAAATCCGACAACTCGTACCGGGGCAATCTCGTCTTGAGAGTTGCGCCAAAGAGCTGGCCTAAAGATCAAGGCTTCCGCTCGCCCTACTCCGGTGACTTGCTGCGCGACTCTAAGCTGATCAACTGCAAGGGGCAACGTTAGCTCAACCTGCACCATATCCTTGGAAGCAACCCAAAGATCAGCCTGGGATTGGTCAATTAAGAGGGTGGTAGAACGAGTAAACCCTCTGAGAATCCCAGTTTGAATGGTGACTAGGCTGACCGCAAACATGATGCCAGCTTGCGCGACCAGGAATCGAGGAATATCCTCAAACAGATTTTTGCGGGCGATGGAAGCCATGAAGGGAGTAACAATTGAGTGCCTTATTATCAGCCTAAGAGATGGCAAGGCAAACTTCTGCCAAACAAACCACTTACTCGACCGTCACAGATTTGGCAAGGTTTCTTGGCTGGTCTACATCTAAGCCGCGACGGGCCGCGATGTGATAGGCCAGCAACTGTAGCGGAATCACGGCCAAAATTGGCGAGAGTAACTCTTCCACAACTGGCACAGGCAGCAAGTCATCAAAGATCTCGGCAGATTCGCTGGCTTCTAAAGGAGTCACCCCAATCAGGCGGGCATCTCTAGCTTTGGCTTCTTGAGCGTTGGAAAGCACTTTTTCGTAGACTAGACCGGGAGTGGCGATCGCGACGACAGGCACCTTAGCATCCAGCAGCGCGATCGGCCCATGCTTCATTTCACCCGCAGGATAGCCTTCGGCATGAATGTAGCTGATTTCTTTGAGTTTTAAGGCTCCCTCTAAGGCGATCGGGAAGTTGATCCCCCGTCCTAAGAAGATAAAGTCTTGAGTTTCCGCGAAGTCGTGGGCCAGTTCTTCGATGTAGCGCTCTTGGCTCTCTAGAATTAGCTCAATTTGTGCCGGAAGCTGCCGCAATCCCAGCAAGATTTGTTCTAAACGAGTGGGAGATAGGGTTTGTTGGTGGTAAGCCAAATCTAAAGCTAGGGCGTAGAAGGCCATCAACTGCGCCACAAAAGTTTTAGTTGCAGCCACCCCAATCTCGATCCCCGCGTGGGTGTCAATCACTTGAGGCACCATGTGGCCCAAAGAGCTTTCGGGACGGTTGGTGATGCCGAGCAAGCGCGCCTCGAACCGGGGTGATTGACCCGCTCGACGCTGCTTTTCCATTTCTAGAGCCGCTAGTGTATCTGCCGTTTCCCCAGACTGCGTCACGCCAATGGTGAGAGTGTTGGGAGTCAGAGGCGAAGGTGCGTACCGAAACTCTGAGGCATATTGCACCATTGTCGGAATCCCAGCCAACTGCTCGATCAAGTATTTGCCGACCAAGCTAGCGTGCCAACTGGTGCCACAAGCGACAATTTGTACCTGTTTCAAATCGCTGTACAGTTCCGGAGCTAGGTTAAGTTTAATGGGTGACGTGGCAGACTCAGGACTCCAACTGGTGTCTAGGTAAGCTTCTAGGCAAGCCCGGACTACCCCTGGTTGCTCATAGATTTCTTTGAGCATGAAGTGTTTAAAGCCCTGCTTCTCTACCATGACAGGGTTCCAGTTGAGGGTGCGAGGAGTTTTCCGCAAGCGATCGCCCGCAAAGCTGTATACCTCAACTCCCAGCGGAGTTAGACGGGCCAGTTCACCATTTTCTAGGGTCAGGACGGCGCGAGTGTGGGGCACTAAAGCAGGAGTATCGGAAGCGCAGAAGAATTCTCCTTGACCGAAACCGATTGAAAGCGGTGCTTGCTGTCGCGCCACAATTAGTTCATCTGGGAAGTCAGCACTGATGACCGCGATCGCAAAGGCTCCTTCTAATTGGGTGACCGCTTGACGAACCGCCTCTAGTAAAGGCGAATGCTGGGCCAACGCAGGCATCGAACTAGGATCAGCTTTTAATTTCTCTAGCAGTTCAGCAATCAGATGCGGGATTACTTCTGTGTCGGTGTCAGAGCGGAAGGTGTGGCCTCTGGCAATGAGTCCTTCCCTCAGCTCTCGGTAGTTCTCGATAATGCCGTTTTGTACCACAGCCAAACGGCGGGCTGTGTCCATGTGGGGGTGGGCATTATATTCTTCTGGTTTGCCGTGAGTCGCCCAACGGGTGTGACCGATGCCAAGCTGAGCGGGGTTCTCAATGCCTTCTAGTTTTTCTTGAAGATTGTGCAGCTTGCCCTTGGCGCGGACGCAGTGGATCTCGCCTTCTAAAACGGTTGCGATCCCCGCAGAATCGTAGCCGCGATACTCCAGTTTCTGTAACCCTGCCAACAAAATGTCACTTGCTGCTTGGGTACCGATATAGCCAACAATTCCGCACATTTAACCCACAACTCCTGCCAAGCGATTACGGTTTAGGTGCCATCTGCCTTTCAGCGTCTTGGCTGTAGTGCGATCGCGCGATCGCTCCTTCAGACAGATAAAACGCGAATATAACAGTCTTTAACGATCAACAGTGATGCATCAAGTACGGAAATATCTACGCTCACCCGATCAATCCAACGGGAAAAACGCTGCACCTTGGTATGTAAATCACCAAAAAAATAGGGAGGTATTCAGCCTCCCCGGTTTTTGAACCCAAGTATATCGATAAACGCAGGATAAAAAAATGATGCGTTTAATGTCAGTTTCTAGTAAGCCAAACCCATACTCCGGGTTGTTTCAGCATTGGATAGATAAACCCGAATGCTGAGGAAGTCAGTAGGACAAGCAGTTTCGCACCGCTTGCAACCCACACAGTCCTCGGTACGAGGAGACGAGGCAATTTGACCTGCCTTGCAACCGTCCCAGGGAACCATCTCTAGAACGTCTGTAGGGCAAGCCCGGACGCATTGAGTACACCCAATGCAGGTGTCATAAATTTTGACAGAATGAGACATTGAATAAAGACTCCAAACTAGGTGTTCAATGCCTTGCAACATCTGCAGCAAAGCAGACTAGCAAGTCTTAGAACTAAGACTCTAGAATCAACGCCAAGTTTACCGCAGTGCCAGAGATCGCTTCTGAGAAAGGCGGCAAAAATTTAAAGAATTTAATACACACTGCAATAGTGGCTAGCTTTTTTGATCAAGTCTAGTGAAACTTGCTCTTAATCATTGTCTAGTCAGCTATTTTTGGCTTAGTAATGCCAGTTTTTGTAAACTGATCGTTACAAAACGTAGGAAACAAGCTAGAGATTTTTGGCCTATACACCGAGCTTTTCCAAAACTGAGCGAGTAGAAACGATGTGATGGCTTAAGCCCAACTTTTCTGGGGCAATTCCTAAAGCCAATGCGACGAGTTGAGGCAGGTGTAAAACTGGCAAGCCCAGCTTTTGGCCGATTACTTGTTCGACTTCCGGTTGGCGAGAGTCAAGATTGAGGTGACACAAGGGGCAAGGGGTGACCAAACAATCGGCTCCAGCCGCGATCGCTTCTTGAATATGATTTCCCGCCATCTGAAATGCCTGATCGGTGGCGTAACTAGAGAGCGGCCAACCACAGCACTGAGTTCGTCCTCGGTAGTAAATCGGTGTAGCGCCGATCGCCCGGAAGACGTTTTCCATTGATTCTGGCTGGAACGGGTCGTCAAAAGGAATCGAAGTTTGTGCCCGGAGCAAATAGCAGCCATAGAAGGCAGCACACTTCAGTCCCGCTAGTTTCCGGGTTACTTTTGCTTGCAGCGCCTCTAAGCCGTAGTCTCCCACCAAGGCCCAT
This region of Trichocoleus desertorum NBK24 genomic DNA includes:
- a CDS encoding ABC transporter ATP-binding protein — translated: MTASQIRIPEYAQVQSQVASTALGSTHVKTNAITARGVEMVFQSGAERFYALKDIDLDIQRGDIYLLMGPSGSGKTTLLSILAGILTPSRGSVHLLGQEITKMSRTQLAQFRLENIGFIFQGFNLFPALTALENVELALKVKGLRGRNNRRHQAQYLLEQVGLQDKVRLLPRELSGGQQQRVAIARALAGDPPLIMADEPTAALDSRSGHAVIELLRNLAKEGGRTVLMVTHDPRIMDVADQVVNLEDGMLNQQYAA
- the glmS gene encoding glutamine--fructose-6-phosphate transaminase (isomerizing), producing the protein MCGIVGYIGTQAASDILLAGLQKLEYRGYDSAGIATVLEGEIHCVRAKGKLHNLQEKLEGIENPAQLGIGHTRWATHGKPEEYNAHPHMDTARRLAVVQNGIIENYRELREGLIARGHTFRSDTDTEVIPHLIAELLEKLKADPSSMPALAQHSPLLEAVRQAVTQLEGAFAIAVISADFPDELIVARQQAPLSIGFGQGEFFCASDTPALVPHTRAVLTLENGELARLTPLGVEVYSFAGDRLRKTPRTLNWNPVMVEKQGFKHFMLKEIYEQPGVVRACLEAYLDTSWSPESATSPIKLNLAPELYSDLKQVQIVACGTSWHASLVGKYLIEQLAGIPTMVQYASEFRYAPSPLTPNTLTIGVTQSGETADTLAALEMEKQRRAGQSPRFEARLLGITNRPESSLGHMVPQVIDTHAGIEIGVAATKTFVAQLMAFYALALDLAYHQQTLSPTRLEQILLGLRQLPAQIELILESQERYIEELAHDFAETQDFIFLGRGINFPIALEGALKLKEISYIHAEGYPAGEMKHGPIALLDAKVPVVAIATPGLVYEKVLSNAQEAKARDARLIGVTPLEASESAEIFDDLLPVPVVEELLSPILAVIPLQLLAYHIAARRGLDVDQPRNLAKSVTVE
- a CDS encoding FtsX-like permease family protein, producing MASIARKNLFEDIPRFLVAQAGIMFAVSLVTIQTGILRGFTRSTTLLIDQSQADLWVASKDMVQVELTLPLAVDQLRVAQQVTGVGRAEALIFRPALWRNSQDEIAPVRVVGFDPQGQLFAPQNIIQGNLSALKQPFSVMVDETNADSLKLKALNAQGAIGSLPARLIGLTRGTQSMVSSSFLFTSLENANAYVNAPVSSNLQCRSQTGSDEVQCTNTYETAPAGAGPLNASPTTPRRLNLGDPITYILIRAQPNQDLGVLKKRLETTLPNTHAYTRAEMAAKTRNYWQKRTGIGFVLGLGAAVGIIVGVVIVGQILYSSVSDHLREFGTLKAMGASDWVIYSVIVEQALWMAVLGYLPSLVLCFGVSTWTSATQGILILITPATAFGVFGITIVMCVSSALFAIQKVTRVDPAIVFKA
- a CDS encoding CoB--CoM heterodisulfide reductase iron-sulfur subunit B family protein, with the protein product MPSPSLKYAYFPGCVAQGACRELYLSTAALTTALGIELVELKKASCCGSGTFKEESALLEDSVNARNIALAEELSLPLLTHCSTCQGVIGHVDERLKKSQQNNPDYIDQINGLLKQEGCSPYKGSTEVKHLLWALVGDYGLEALQAKVTRKLAGLKCAAFYGCYLLRAQTSIPFDDPFQPESMENVFRAIGATPIYYRGRTQCCGWPLSSYATDQAFQMAGNHIQEAIAAGADCLVTPCPLCHLNLDSRQPEVEQVIGQKLGLPVLHLPQLVALALGIAPEKLGLSHHIVSTRSVLEKLGV
- the psaC gene encoding photosystem I iron-sulfur center protein PsaC, with protein sequence MSHSVKIYDTCIGCTQCVRACPTDVLEMVPWDGCKAGQIASSPRTEDCVGCKRCETACPTDFLSIRVYLSNAETTRSMGLAY
- a CDS encoding NAD-dependent epimerase/dehydratase family protein, which codes for MKALVTGANGFTGSHLVRLLEQRGDTVVGLVRKSSSLSRLADTQVQLVYGDLSDREALRTAMQGVDTVFHTAAYVELGLVNAVEMERVNVEGTRAVMEVAKEMSVGKIVYCSTIGVFGDTQGQVVDETFQRTQKDFSSAYDRTKYDAQVLVDQMAQQGLPVVSVMPSGIFGADDPHFIPVLRQFLKGGLKLWAGGDRVTGVVHVDDLAMAMILAAEKAPTGEHYIVSAGDLTTREMFQIVGQQAGVPAPAEAPKALVRLVGNILDPIGRLFSWQPPLSRERVHYVYDRCVRVDAAKARRDLNWQPRSVADTLTEIAQAVQKTL